The proteins below come from a single Desulfobulbaceae bacterium genomic window:
- a CDS encoding TIGR00730 family Rossman fold protein — MSMPGFSNNNKSSMDKQQYWLDNFNVGDSWRLFKIMSEFVDGFDSLSEINRPAVSIFGSARTDKNDEYYKLTETIAGGLAKAGYAIITGGGPGIMEAANKGAAEAGGISVGLNINLPFEQEPNPFSNLPLSFKYFFIRKVMFIKYAMAFVGMPGGFGTLDELFEAVTLIQTRRIKSFPIILVGTEYWSGMVDWIKDKMLSSANISNDDLFYFQVLDDPDEIVNTIKRTVII, encoded by the coding sequence ATGAGTATGCCAGGATTTAGCAACAATAATAAGTCATCCATGGACAAGCAGCAGTATTGGCTTGATAATTTCAACGTCGGGGATTCCTGGCGTTTGTTTAAAATTATGTCAGAGTTTGTTGATGGATTTGACTCGTTATCTGAGATTAACAGACCCGCTGTATCGATTTTTGGCTCGGCGAGAACAGATAAAAACGATGAGTATTATAAGTTGACAGAGACTATTGCCGGTGGGTTGGCCAAAGCGGGCTATGCCATAATTACCGGGGGCGGTCCAGGTATTATGGAGGCTGCTAATAAAGGCGCGGCTGAGGCTGGAGGGATATCGGTCGGCTTGAATATTAACCTGCCATTTGAGCAGGAGCCCAACCCTTTTTCTAATCTGCCTTTGAGCTTCAAATATTTTTTTATCAGGAAGGTGATGTTTATTAAATACGCTATGGCGTTTGTTGGCATGCCCGGTGGGTTTGGCACATTGGACGAACTGTTTGAGGCGGTCACCTTGATTCAAACCAGGCGCATCAAGAGTTTTCCGATTATTCTTGTCGGAACAGAGTATTGGTCTGGAATGGTGGATTGGATAAAAGACAAGATGTTGTCTTCTGCAAACATTAGCAACGATGATCTGTTTTACTTCCAGGTGCTGGATGACCCAGATGAGATCGTCAATACGATTAAAAGAACGGTGATTATATAA